The Verrucomicrobiota bacterium genome has a window encoding:
- a CDS encoding arsenate reductase ArsC codes for MSKQEVLILCTGNSCRSHMAEGILRETGGDLFEVYSAGAKPAGYVHPKAITVMKEIGIDISSHTSKHLDEFLDRGMNTVITVCDNAAEACPTFPGKVNRHHWSFPDPAHAKGTETEILTEFRRVRDAIAMVIQAYVDGYQEGKAESLVASG; via the coding sequence ATGAGCAAGCAGGAAGTGTTGATTCTTTGCACGGGAAACTCCTGTCGCAGTCATATGGCAGAAGGTATCCTTCGTGAAACGGGTGGCGACCTTTTCGAGGTCTACAGCGCAGGTGCAAAACCCGCTGGGTATGTTCACCCGAAGGCGATTACGGTAATGAAGGAAATCGGTATCGATATCTCCTCACACACCTCCAAACATTTGGACGAATTCCTCGACCGTGGGATGAATACCGTCATTACCGTATGCGACAACGCTGCGGAGGCTTGCCCGACCTTCCCGGGCAAAGTCAACCGCCACCACTGGTCATTTCCCGATCCCGCTCACGCGAAAGGAACAGAGACTGAAATTCTCACTGAGTTCCGCCGAGTGCGAGACGCAATCGCGATGGTGATTCAGGCCTACGTCGACGGCTATCAGGAGGGGAAAGCGGAAAGCTTGGTAGCAAGCGGATAA